The following proteins are co-located in the Piscirickettsia litoralis genome:
- the murB gene encoding UDP-N-acetylmuramate dehydrogenase yields the protein MNIIENFSLQAYNSLALPAVARYFITINAMDELVELSRHYRLNTLPWLVLGSGSNVVFSKDYNGVIIHLELNNIYYRVDDEAVYIHAEAGVIWDKLVQETLIKGYPGLENLSLIPGTVGAAPVQNIGAYGIELKDYFSSLLAWDRELQRFCHLDANDCCFSYRHSIFKEEPGRYIILKVVLKLPCAWRPQLQYQALNSAMIDQPLSADRIRNVVCELRRSKLPDPELLPNAGSFFKNPCINQALFSELKSLYSDLPSFAAGVADQVKVPAAWLIEQAGWRGKALGAVGMYEKQALVLVNHGGASGDEVLELAQCVQSDVWEKFGVQLEVEPQIFGALTEN from the coding sequence GTGAATATTATTGAAAATTTTTCTTTACAAGCTTATAACTCACTGGCTTTACCTGCAGTTGCACGTTATTTTATTACAATTAATGCGATGGATGAGCTTGTTGAGTTGAGCCGGCATTATCGTTTAAATACTTTGCCCTGGTTAGTTTTGGGGTCAGGGAGCAATGTTGTCTTTTCAAAAGATTATAATGGCGTCATCATTCATTTGGAATTAAATAATATCTATTATCGTGTGGATGATGAGGCGGTGTATATTCATGCAGAGGCGGGTGTGATTTGGGATAAATTAGTTCAAGAAACTTTAATTAAAGGTTATCCTGGACTTGAAAATTTATCCTTAATTCCAGGAACCGTAGGAGCTGCCCCTGTGCAGAATATTGGGGCATATGGAATTGAATTAAAAGATTATTTTTCCAGCTTACTGGCTTGGGATAGAGAGCTGCAACGATTTTGTCATCTCGATGCGAATGATTGTTGTTTTTCTTATCGTCATAGTATTTTTAAAGAGGAGCCTGGACGCTATATTATTTTAAAAGTCGTTTTAAAGTTGCCTTGTGCTTGGCGGCCGCAATTACAATACCAAGCCTTAAACTCAGCCATGATTGACCAACCCTTAAGCGCTGATCGTATTCGCAACGTTGTTTGTGAGCTAAGGCGCTCCAAGTTGCCAGATCCTGAGCTGTTACCAAATGCCGGCAGCTTTTTTAAAAACCCCTGCATCAATCAAGCTTTGTTTAGCGAGTTGAAGTCGTTATATTCTGATTTGCCGAGCTTCGCAGCGGGTGTTGCTGATCAAGTGAAGGTGCCCGCAGCTTGGCTGATTGAGCAGGCGGGTTGGCGAGGTAAAGCATTGGGCGCGGTGGGCATGTATGAGAAGCAGGCGTTGGTGTTAGTCAATCATGGTGGAGCCTCAGGAGATGAGGTTCTAGAGTTAGCTCAATGTGTTCAGAGTGATGT